The Cyclobacteriaceae bacterium DNA segment CTATGAACAGATTGCTGCCGCTGGTGGTGGAATTTTAAACTCAGCCAAAAAACTTCAGCAAATTTCAGAGGAGGAATTGTTTGAACGTTCACTGGTGCGTGCGCATGAAATTATTCGGCTGGGTACAGGCGTAGTAGAAATTAAAAGCGGATATGGATTGACACTGCGTGATGAATTGAAGATGCTTCGCGTGGCCAGGCGCATTGGAGCAGAGACACCACTTAAAGTAAGAACTACGTTTCTGGGTGCCCATGCTGTTCCAAAAGAATTGACAAAGCAGGAGTACATTAAACAAATACTCGAAGAGATGATTCCAGCTGTTGCCGAAGAGAATCTGGCCGATTACATCGATGTTTTCTGTGAACAAGGATTTTTCTCACCTGAAGAAACGGAACAAATTGTTGAACGCGGAAAAGCGTTTGGTATGAAACCCCGCATTCACGCCAATCAACTTCATCGCTCAGGCGGGGTACAAGTAGGGGTAAAGACGGGCGCATTAAGTGTAGACCACCTGGAAAATATTGGTGAGGAGGAGATTGAATTGCTCAAGGCAAGTGATGTGATGCCAACCGCGTTACCGGGTGCGGCTTTTTTTCTGAGCTTACCTTTTCCGCCTGCCCGCAAGATGATTGAAGCTGGCTTACCATTGGCTATTGCGTCAGACTATAACCCAGGAAGCTCGCCCTCCGGCAACATGGCACAAATGGTTGCACTGGCTTGTATTAAAATGAAACTGACACCTGAAGAAGCCATAAATGCAGCAACCCTTAATACAGCATGCACATTGGAATTATCCG contains these protein-coding regions:
- the hutI gene encoding imidazolonepropionase produces the protein MAWDILIQNIKGLVQVRENISLPLRGMAMGELPVLEDAYLAIEGDRISAYGAMHDLPNESAKQIIDATGRFVFPSFVDSHTHLVFAASREEEFVMKIKGASYEQIAAAGGGILNSAKKLQQISEEELFERSLVRAHEIIRLGTGVVEIKSGYGLTLRDELKMLRVARRIGAETPLKVRTTFLGAHAVPKELTKQEYIKQILEEMIPAVAEENLADYIDVFCEQGFFSPEETEQIVERGKAFGMKPRIHANQLHRSGGVQVGVKTGALSVDHLENIGEEEIELLKASDVMPTALPGAAFFLSLPFPPARKMIEAGLPLAIASDYNPGSSPSGNMAQMVALACIKMKLTPEEAINAATLNTACTLELSDQYGSITKGKIANVFITKPIPSVAYLPYAFGSNVVDTVILNGKVV